One genomic segment of Mesoterricola silvestris includes these proteins:
- the ftcD gene encoding glutamate formimidoyltransferase — protein sequence MAHQVVECVPNFSEGRDPAKIRQITDAIAAVAGVSLLDVDPGADTNRTVVTFVGSPSAVVEAAFQAVKTAARVLDMASHSGAHPRMGATDVCPFVPVEGVTLEDCAALARALGERVGRELELPVYLYEHAASRPERRNLAVVRKGEYEGLEEKLKDPQWAPDFGPARFDARAGALITGAREFLVAYNVTLNSRDKNHATDIAFELREKGRVARRGQKDAFYSSGEILFYREGCFPCGNCDHDFSTFEAVEAHCRADHGYELRHLLKLNDIDASKGVVGRKVHRAGRFTHCKAIGWYVDQYKRAQLSINLTDYKVTSPVDVLEATRRMAVERGLVVTGSEIVGLVPFQALYKAGQHYLGLQGKSPFIPVGDVLENAVFSMGLADVSPFDIEKKVIGLPRTYPKGLMAMTGTAFVDEVSRDTPAPGGGSIAALAGALGAALASMVANLTQGGAPELRQAAEKAQKAKDALVLAVDEDTDAFTAYMEARRLPAGTPAEKALREQAMQDGLKLAVEVPLGTARTCLAAMEAAEVAMHHGNPASITDTMVGFTIAFAGVRGGIWNVLINLKDIKDGAYNGAMKATCAALLAEAQGLLDRATAHGDAKLEAMLEKAGA from the coding sequence ATGGCTCACCAGGTGGTGGAATGCGTTCCCAATTTCTCCGAAGGGCGCGACCCGGCGAAGATCCGCCAGATCACGGACGCCATCGCGGCCGTGGCCGGGGTGAGCCTCCTGGACGTGGATCCCGGGGCCGACACCAACCGCACGGTGGTCACCTTCGTGGGGAGCCCCTCGGCGGTGGTGGAGGCCGCCTTCCAGGCGGTGAAGACCGCCGCCAGGGTGCTGGACATGGCCTCCCATTCCGGGGCCCACCCCCGCATGGGTGCCACGGATGTGTGCCCCTTCGTCCCCGTGGAGGGGGTGACCCTGGAGGACTGCGCCGCCCTGGCCCGGGCCCTGGGCGAGCGGGTGGGGCGGGAGCTGGAGCTGCCGGTGTACCTGTACGAGCACGCCGCGAGCCGTCCCGAGCGCCGGAACCTGGCGGTGGTGCGCAAGGGCGAGTACGAGGGCCTGGAGGAGAAGCTCAAGGATCCCCAGTGGGCCCCCGATTTCGGGCCGGCGCGCTTCGACGCCCGGGCCGGGGCCCTCATCACGGGCGCCCGGGAATTCCTGGTGGCCTACAACGTCACCCTCAACAGCCGCGACAAGAACCACGCCACGGACATCGCCTTCGAGCTGCGCGAGAAGGGCCGCGTGGCCCGCCGGGGCCAGAAGGACGCCTTCTACAGTTCCGGGGAGATCCTCTTCTACCGGGAGGGGTGTTTCCCCTGCGGCAACTGCGATCACGATTTCTCCACCTTCGAGGCGGTGGAGGCCCACTGCCGGGCCGACCACGGCTACGAGCTGCGCCACCTCCTCAAGCTCAACGACATCGACGCGTCCAAGGGGGTCGTGGGGAGGAAGGTGCACCGGGCGGGGCGCTTCACCCACTGCAAGGCCATCGGGTGGTACGTGGACCAGTACAAGCGCGCCCAGCTCTCCATCAATCTCACGGACTACAAGGTGACCAGCCCCGTGGACGTGCTGGAGGCCACCCGGCGCATGGCGGTGGAGCGGGGCCTGGTGGTCACGGGCAGCGAGATCGTGGGGCTGGTGCCCTTCCAGGCGCTGTACAAGGCCGGGCAGCACTACCTGGGGCTCCAGGGGAAGAGCCCCTTCATCCCCGTGGGCGACGTGCTGGAGAACGCGGTGTTCTCCATGGGGCTGGCCGACGTGTCGCCCTTCGACATCGAGAAGAAGGTCATCGGGCTCCCCCGGACGTACCCCAAGGGGCTCATGGCCATGACGGGCACGGCCTTCGTGGACGAGGTCTCCCGGGACACGCCGGCCCCCGGCGGCGGGTCCATCGCGGCCCTGGCGGGGGCCCTGGGCGCGGCCCTGGCTTCCATGGTGGCCAACCTCACCCAGGGGGGCGCGCCGGAACTGCGCCAGGCCGCGGAGAAGGCCCAGAAGGCCAAGGACGCCCTGGTGCTGGCGGTGGACGAGGACACCGACGCCTTCACGGCCTACATGGAGGCCCGCCGCCTTCCGGCGGGCACCCCCGCGGAGAAGGCCCTGCGGGAGCAGGCCATGCAGGACGGGCTTAAGCTGGCGGTGGAAGTGCCCCTGGGCACGGCCCGCACCTGTCTTGCCGCGATGGAGGCCGCCGAGGTGGCCATGCACCACGGGAACCCGGCTTCCATCACCGACACCATGGTGGGCTTCACCATCGCCTTCGCCGGGGTCCGGGGCGGCATCTGGAATGTGCTGATCAACCTGAAGGACATCAAGGACGGCGCCTACAACGGAGCCATGAAGGCCACCTGCGCGGCCCTGCTGGCCGAGGCCCAGGGGCTGCTGGACCGGGCCACGGCCCACGGGGACGCCAAGCTGGAGGCGATGCTCGAAAAGGCCGGGGCCTAG
- a CDS encoding DEAD/DEAH box helicase: MSFENLGLMPELLRAVRDEGYEHPTPVQEQAIPAILEGRDLLAGAQTGTGKTAGFVLPILQLLAPSANSSASPARHPIRCLILTPTRELCMQIEESVRTYGRHLPLRSTSVYGGVNINPQVKALRSGVEILVATPGRLLDHYGQNNLNFSHLDFLVLDEADRMLDMGFIRDIRKILALLPTKRQNLLFSATFSDEIRDLAGAFLKNPVFIDVARRNAPTDLVEQIVHPVDRDRKRALLSHLIRSQRLQQVLVFCRTKHGANRLSEQLETDGIASMAIHGNKSQPQRIKALEDFKAGRITVLVATDIAARGLDIDQLPHVVNYELPHVPEDYVHRIGRTGRAGTEGKALSLVCVDEARLLKDIEKLLKRDLPSEVVPGFVPDPTIKAEPIVQGRGGQRQGGPRPGGARRPGSGGGRPSASRARR, encoded by the coding sequence ATGTCATTCGAGAATCTCGGCCTCATGCCGGAGCTGCTGCGCGCTGTGCGCGACGAAGGCTACGAACACCCCACCCCCGTCCAGGAACAGGCCATCCCCGCCATCCTCGAGGGCCGCGACCTGCTGGCCGGCGCCCAGACCGGCACCGGAAAGACCGCCGGCTTCGTGCTGCCCATCCTGCAGCTGCTGGCCCCCAGCGCCAATTCCAGCGCCTCCCCGGCCCGCCACCCCATCCGCTGCCTCATCCTCACCCCCACCCGGGAACTGTGCATGCAGATCGAGGAGAGCGTGCGCACCTACGGCCGCCACCTCCCCCTGCGCTCCACCAGCGTCTACGGCGGCGTGAACATCAACCCCCAGGTGAAGGCCCTGCGCTCGGGCGTGGAGATCCTGGTGGCCACCCCCGGGCGCCTCCTGGACCACTACGGCCAGAACAACCTGAACTTCTCCCACCTGGACTTCCTGGTGCTGGACGAAGCGGACCGCATGCTGGACATGGGCTTCATCCGCGATATCCGCAAGATCCTCGCCCTGCTGCCCACCAAGCGCCAGAACCTGCTCTTCTCCGCCACCTTCAGCGACGAGATCCGGGACCTGGCCGGCGCCTTCCTGAAGAACCCCGTCTTCATCGACGTGGCCCGGCGCAACGCCCCCACCGACCTGGTGGAGCAGATCGTCCACCCCGTGGACCGGGACCGCAAGCGCGCCCTCCTGTCCCACCTCATCCGCAGCCAGCGCCTCCAGCAGGTGCTGGTCTTCTGCCGCACCAAGCACGGCGCCAACCGCCTTTCCGAGCAGCTGGAGACCGACGGCATCGCCTCCATGGCCATCCACGGCAACAAGAGCCAGCCCCAGCGCATCAAGGCCCTGGAGGACTTCAAGGCCGGGCGCATCACCGTCCTGGTGGCCACCGACATCGCCGCCCGGGGCCTGGACATCGACCAGCTGCCCCACGTGGTCAACTACGAGCTCCCCCACGTGCCCGAGGACTACGTGCACCGCATCGGCCGCACCGGCCGCGCCGGCACCGAAGGCAAGGCGCTCAGCCTCGTGTGCGTGGACGAGGCCCGGCTCCTCAAGGACATCGAGAAGCTCCTGAAGCGGGACCTCCCCTCCGAGGTGGTGCCCGGTTTCGTGCCCGACCCCACCATCAAGGCCGAGCCCATCGTCCAGGGCCGCGGCGGCCAGCGCCAGGGCGGACCCCGCCCCGGCGGCGCCCGGCGCCCCGGCTCAGGCGGAGGCCGTCCCTCCGCCTCTCGCGCCCGCAGGTAG